In the Larus michahellis chromosome 6, bLarMic1.1, whole genome shotgun sequence genome, one interval contains:
- the LOC141744923 gene encoding cytochrome P450 2C9-like isoform X1 yields MELLGAATVVLLVCIACLLSITAWRGRSGKGKMPPGPAPLPILGNLLQVKPKDLATTLQKLSEEYGPVFTVHLGSDPVVVLHGHDVVKEALVDRADEFAARGHMPIGDRANNGLGIIFSNNQEWLQVRRFALSTLRNFGMGKRSIEERIQEESEHLLEEINKTKGTPFDPTFMLSCAVSNIICSIVFGRRYDYKDKKFLALMNNMNNIFEMMNSYWGQLYQMFSNILDYLPGPHNKIFTEFDALKAFVAEEVKIHQATLDPSSPQDFIDCFLTKMQEEKEHPNSSFHMKNLITSTFDLFIAGTETTSTTVRYGLLLLLKYPKIQEKVQEEIDRVVGRSRKPCVADRTQMPYTDAVVHEIQRFISLVPLSVPRAVTKDLCFREYVIPKGTTIFPVLTSVLHDSKEFPNPNEFNPGHFLNENGTFRKSEFFMPFSAGKRICPGESLARMEIFLLMAIILQNFTLKPVVDPQELSITPTLSGTTNVPPAYQLCAVPR; encoded by the exons ATGGagctcctgggagcagccacTGTTGTCCTCCTGGTTTGCATTGCTTGCCTGCTCTCCATCACAGCATGGAGAGGGAGGTCTGGAAAGGGGAAGATGCCTCCGGGaccagctccccttcccatcctAGGTAACTTGCTGCAGGTGAAACCAAAGGACTTGGCCACAACCCTCCAGAAG CTCAGTGAAGAGTATGGACCAGTGTTCACAGTGCACCTGGGCTCTGACCCAGTGGTGGTGCTGCACGGACATGATGTGGTGAAAGAAGCCTTGGTTGATCGCGCGGACGAGTTTGCTGCCAGAGGACACATGCCAATAGGAGACAGGGCGAACAACGGATTAG ggatTATTTTTAGCAACAACCAGGAGTGGTTACAAGTCCGTCGGTTTGCTCTCAGCACTCTGCGCAACTTTGgaatggggaagaggagcatTGAAGAGAGGATCCAGGAGGAATCTGAGCACTTGCTAGAAGAGATCAACAAAACAAAGG GAACGCCTTTTGACCCAACCTTcatgctgagctgtgctgtctccAACATCATATGCTCCATTGTCTTTGGGAGACGATATGACTATAAAGACAAGAAGTTCCTGGCCCTGATGAATAACATGAACAACATCTTTGAGATGATGAACTCCTACTGGGGACAG ctctaCCAGATGTTCTCAAATATCCTGGATTACTTGCCTGGCCCACAcaacaaaatattcacagaatttgATGCTCTAAAAGCCTTTGTGGCAGAGGAGGTGAAGATACACCAAGCCACCCTAGATCCCAGCTCCCCTCAGGATTTCATTGATTGCTTCCTCACCAAAATGCAGGAG GAGAAAGAGCACCCCAATTCCAGTTTCCACATGAAGAACCTGATAACCAGCACCTTCGACTTGTTCATTGCCGGGACTGAGACAACTAGCACGACTGTAAGATATGGGCTTCTGCTTCTTCTCAAATACCCGAAGATACAAG AGAAAGTTCAAGAAGAGATTGACCGGGTAGTAGGACGATCACGAAAACCTTGCGTGGCTGACCGGACCCAGATGCCCTACACAGATGCGGTGGTCCATGAAATCCAGCGCTTCATCTCCCTCGTCCCCCTGAGTGTCCCTCGCGCTGTGACCAAAGACCTCTGCTTCAGAGAGTATGTCATTCCCAAG GGCACCACAATCTTTCCTGTCCTCACTTCTGTCCTCCACGACAGTAAAGAGTTTCCAAACCCAAATGAGTTCAACCCTGGACACTTCTTGAACGAGAACGGCACCTTTAGGAAGAGCGAGTTCTTCATGCCCTTCTCAGCAG GGAAGCGAATATGCCCCGGAGAGAGCCTGGCACGCATGGAGATATTCCTACTCATGGCCATCATCTTGCAGAACTTTACCTTGAAGCCTGTCGTTGACCCCCAGGAACTCAGCATAACCCCAACACTGAGTGGGACAACCAACGTACCTCCTGCCTaccagctctgtgctgtcccccgctaa
- the LOC141744923 gene encoding cytochrome P450 2C8-like isoform X2 has translation MPIGDRANNGLGIIFSNNQEWLQVRRFALSTLRNFGMGKRSIEERIQEESEHLLEEINKTKGTPFDPTFMLSCAVSNIICSIVFGRRYDYKDKKFLALMNNMNNIFEMMNSYWGQLYQMFSNILDYLPGPHNKIFTEFDALKAFVAEEVKIHQATLDPSSPQDFIDCFLTKMQEEKEHPNSSFHMKNLITSTFDLFIAGTETTSTTVRYGLLLLLKYPKIQEKVQEEIDRVVGRSRKPCVADRTQMPYTDAVVHEIQRFISLVPLSVPRAVTKDLCFREYVIPKGTTIFPVLTSVLHDSKEFPNPNEFNPGHFLNENGTFRKSEFFMPFSAGKRICPGESLARMEIFLLMAIILQNFTLKPVVDPQELSITPTLSGTTNVPPAYQLCAVPR, from the exons ATGCCAATAGGAGACAGGGCGAACAACGGATTAG ggatTATTTTTAGCAACAACCAGGAGTGGTTACAAGTCCGTCGGTTTGCTCTCAGCACTCTGCGCAACTTTGgaatggggaagaggagcatTGAAGAGAGGATCCAGGAGGAATCTGAGCACTTGCTAGAAGAGATCAACAAAACAAAGG GAACGCCTTTTGACCCAACCTTcatgctgagctgtgctgtctccAACATCATATGCTCCATTGTCTTTGGGAGACGATATGACTATAAAGACAAGAAGTTCCTGGCCCTGATGAATAACATGAACAACATCTTTGAGATGATGAACTCCTACTGGGGACAG ctctaCCAGATGTTCTCAAATATCCTGGATTACTTGCCTGGCCCACAcaacaaaatattcacagaatttgATGCTCTAAAAGCCTTTGTGGCAGAGGAGGTGAAGATACACCAAGCCACCCTAGATCCCAGCTCCCCTCAGGATTTCATTGATTGCTTCCTCACCAAAATGCAGGAG GAGAAAGAGCACCCCAATTCCAGTTTCCACATGAAGAACCTGATAACCAGCACCTTCGACTTGTTCATTGCCGGGACTGAGACAACTAGCACGACTGTAAGATATGGGCTTCTGCTTCTTCTCAAATACCCGAAGATACAAG AGAAAGTTCAAGAAGAGATTGACCGGGTAGTAGGACGATCACGAAAACCTTGCGTGGCTGACCGGACCCAGATGCCCTACACAGATGCGGTGGTCCATGAAATCCAGCGCTTCATCTCCCTCGTCCCCCTGAGTGTCCCTCGCGCTGTGACCAAAGACCTCTGCTTCAGAGAGTATGTCATTCCCAAG GGCACCACAATCTTTCCTGTCCTCACTTCTGTCCTCCACGACAGTAAAGAGTTTCCAAACCCAAATGAGTTCAACCCTGGACACTTCTTGAACGAGAACGGCACCTTTAGGAAGAGCGAGTTCTTCATGCCCTTCTCAGCAG GGAAGCGAATATGCCCCGGAGAGAGCCTGGCACGCATGGAGATATTCCTACTCATGGCCATCATCTTGCAGAACTTTACCTTGAAGCCTGTCGTTGACCCCCAGGAACTCAGCATAACCCCAACACTGAGTGGGACAACCAACGTACCTCCTGCCTaccagctctgtgctgtcccccgctaa
- the LOC141744924 gene encoding zona pellucida sperm-binding protein 4-like isoform X5, whose protein sequence is MGVAGQSRAAFGAVLFWGFLGPLVWVVGAQGSVFSDPTLLVCGQESLQFTLPPGWEGNASFVLTTWDTEGEAHVLQNDSECGLLVSGTPDGSRKVLVSYTGCYVFEWDGNYLMLVGLEGTDDAGQKVLHEEKLLRCPVDLPALDAPSSGVCSAVLSQDRLLCASLPISQGDCEERGCCYDPRDRVKPCYFGNTDG, encoded by the exons ATGGGTGTTGCAGGGCAGTCTAGGGCTGCATTTGGAGCTGTGCTCTTCTGGGGCTTTCTTGGTCCCCTTGTTTGGGTTGTGGGGGCTCAGGGTAGTGTTTTTTCTGATCCCACCCTGCTGgtttgtggccaagaaagcctgCAGTTCACCTTAcctccaggctgggaagggaacgCTTCCTTTGTGCTGACTACTTGGG ATACCGAGGGGGAGGCACACGTTCTGCAGAATGACTCTGAGTGTGGGCTCTTGGTATCTGGGACTCCAGATGGCTCCAGGAAAGTATTGGTCTCCTATACTGGCTGTTATGTCTTTGAATGG GATGGCAATTACCTCATGCTGGTTGGGCTTGAAGGAACAGACGATGCTGGACAAAAGGTTCTTCATGAAGAGAAGCTGCTCAGGTGCCCTGTGGACCTTCCTG CCCTGGATGCTCCAAGCAGTGGTGTCTGTTCTGCTGTCCTCAGCCAAGACCGGCTGCTGTGTGCCTCCTTGCCTATCAGCCAGGGAGACTGTGAAGAGCGAGGCTGCTGCTATGACCCTAGGGACAGGGTGAAGCCTTGTTACTTTGGTAACACAG ATGGATAA
- the LOC141744924 gene encoding zona pellucida sperm-binding protein 4-like isoform X2, protein MGVAGQSRAAFGAVLFWGFLGPLVWVVGAQGSVFSDPTLLVCGQESLQFTLPPGWEGNASFVLTTWDTEGEAHVLQNDSECGLLVSGTPDGSRKVLVSYTGCYVFEWDGNYLMLVGLEGTDDAGQKVLHEEKLLRCPVDLPALDAPSSGVCSAVLSQDRLLCASLPISQGDCEERGCCYDPRDRVKPCYFGNTGMRTGSPGGW, encoded by the exons ATGGGTGTTGCAGGGCAGTCTAGGGCTGCATTTGGAGCTGTGCTCTTCTGGGGCTTTCTTGGTCCCCTTGTTTGGGTTGTGGGGGCTCAGGGTAGTGTTTTTTCTGATCCCACCCTGCTGgtttgtggccaagaaagcctgCAGTTCACCTTAcctccaggctgggaagggaacgCTTCCTTTGTGCTGACTACTTGGG ATACCGAGGGGGAGGCACACGTTCTGCAGAATGACTCTGAGTGTGGGCTCTTGGTATCTGGGACTCCAGATGGCTCCAGGAAAGTATTGGTCTCCTATACTGGCTGTTATGTCTTTGAATGG GATGGCAATTACCTCATGCTGGTTGGGCTTGAAGGAACAGACGATGCTGGACAAAAGGTTCTTCATGAAGAGAAGCTGCTCAGGTGCCCTGTGGACCTTCCTG CCCTGGATGCTCCAAGCAGTGGTGTCTGTTCTGCTGTCCTCAGCCAAGACCGGCTGCTGTGTGCCTCCTTGCCTATCAGCCAGGGAGACTGTGAAGAGCGAGGCTGCTGCTATGACCCTAGGGACAGGGTGAAGCCTTGTTACTTTGGTAACACAG GCATGCGCACAGGCTCTCCTGGAGGGTGGTGA
- the LOC141744924 gene encoding zona pellucida sperm-binding protein 4-like isoform X4 gives MGVAGQSRAAFGAVLFWGFLGPLVWVVGAQGSVFSDPTLLVCGQESLQFTLPPGWEGNASFVLTTWDTEGEAHVLQNDSECGLLVSGTPDGSRKVLVSYTGCYVFEWDGNYLMLVGLEGTDDAGQKVLHEEKLLRCPVDLPALDAPSSGVCSAVLSQDRLLCASLPISQGDCEERGCCYDPRDRVKPCYFGNTGDKKYLRK, from the exons ATGGGTGTTGCAGGGCAGTCTAGGGCTGCATTTGGAGCTGTGCTCTTCTGGGGCTTTCTTGGTCCCCTTGTTTGGGTTGTGGGGGCTCAGGGTAGTGTTTTTTCTGATCCCACCCTGCTGgtttgtggccaagaaagcctgCAGTTCACCTTAcctccaggctgggaagggaacgCTTCCTTTGTGCTGACTACTTGGG ATACCGAGGGGGAGGCACACGTTCTGCAGAATGACTCTGAGTGTGGGCTCTTGGTATCTGGGACTCCAGATGGCTCCAGGAAAGTATTGGTCTCCTATACTGGCTGTTATGTCTTTGAATGG GATGGCAATTACCTCATGCTGGTTGGGCTTGAAGGAACAGACGATGCTGGACAAAAGGTTCTTCATGAAGAGAAGCTGCTCAGGTGCCCTGTGGACCTTCCTG CCCTGGATGCTCCAAGCAGTGGTGTCTGTTCTGCTGTCCTCAGCCAAGACCGGCTGCTGTGTGCCTCCTTGCCTATCAGCCAGGGAGACTGTGAAGAGCGAGGCTGCTGCTATGACCCTAGGGACAGGGTGAAGCCTTGTTACTTTGGTAACACAG GGGACAAGAAATACCTACGTAAATGA
- the LOC141744924 gene encoding zona pellucida sperm-binding protein 4-like isoform X3, with product MGVAGQSRAAFGAVLFWGFLGPLVWVVGAQGSVFSDPTLLVCGQESLQFTLPPGWEGNASFVLTTWDTEGEAHVLQNDSECGLLVSGTPDGSRKVLVSYTGCYVFEWDGNYLMLVGLEGTDDAGQKVLHEEKLLRCPVDLPALDAPSSGVCSAVLSQDRLLCASLPISQGDCEERGCCYDPRDRVKPCYFGNTVLTRSPSTL from the exons ATGGGTGTTGCAGGGCAGTCTAGGGCTGCATTTGGAGCTGTGCTCTTCTGGGGCTTTCTTGGTCCCCTTGTTTGGGTTGTGGGGGCTCAGGGTAGTGTTTTTTCTGATCCCACCCTGCTGgtttgtggccaagaaagcctgCAGTTCACCTTAcctccaggctgggaagggaacgCTTCCTTTGTGCTGACTACTTGGG ATACCGAGGGGGAGGCACACGTTCTGCAGAATGACTCTGAGTGTGGGCTCTTGGTATCTGGGACTCCAGATGGCTCCAGGAAAGTATTGGTCTCCTATACTGGCTGTTATGTCTTTGAATGG GATGGCAATTACCTCATGCTGGTTGGGCTTGAAGGAACAGACGATGCTGGACAAAAGGTTCTTCATGAAGAGAAGCTGCTCAGGTGCCCTGTGGACCTTCCTG CCCTGGATGCTCCAAGCAGTGGTGTCTGTTCTGCTGTCCTCAGCCAAGACCGGCTGCTGTGTGCCTCCTTGCCTATCAGCCAGGGAGACTGTGAAGAGCGAGGCTGCTGCTATGACCCTAGGGACAGGGTGAAGCCTTGTTACTTTGGTAACACAG TACTCACAAGGTCTCCGAGTACCTTGTGA
- the LOC141744924 gene encoding zona pellucida sperm-binding protein 4-like isoform X1 codes for MGVAGQSRAAFGAVLFWGFLGPLVWVVGAQGSVFSDPTLLVCGQESLQFTLPPGWEGNASFVLTTWDTEGEAHVLQNDSECGLLVSGTPDGSRKVLVSYTGCYVFEWDGNYLMLVGLEGTDDAGQKVLHEEKLLRCPVDLPALDAPSSGVCSAVLSQDRLLCASLPISQGDCEERGCCYDPRDRVKPCYFGNTGSQPPLGIRLLQRGVFHRLQVDMCSTMNLHGLQGRQPASPWSSPRAAGESLLQRLEHLLPSFFTDLGICRAVSLTYSHSSLQLQLLGCFFPPFLNMLSQRCYHRH; via the exons ATGGGTGTTGCAGGGCAGTCTAGGGCTGCATTTGGAGCTGTGCTCTTCTGGGGCTTTCTTGGTCCCCTTGTTTGGGTTGTGGGGGCTCAGGGTAGTGTTTTTTCTGATCCCACCCTGCTGgtttgtggccaagaaagcctgCAGTTCACCTTAcctccaggctgggaagggaacgCTTCCTTTGTGCTGACTACTTGGG ATACCGAGGGGGAGGCACACGTTCTGCAGAATGACTCTGAGTGTGGGCTCTTGGTATCTGGGACTCCAGATGGCTCCAGGAAAGTATTGGTCTCCTATACTGGCTGTTATGTCTTTGAATGG GATGGCAATTACCTCATGCTGGTTGGGCTTGAAGGAACAGACGATGCTGGACAAAAGGTTCTTCATGAAGAGAAGCTGCTCAGGTGCCCTGTGGACCTTCCTG CCCTGGATGCTCCAAGCAGTGGTGTCTGTTCTGCTGTCCTCAGCCAAGACCGGCTGCTGTGTGCCTCCTTGCCTATCAGCCAGGGAGACTGTGAAGAGCGAGGCTGCTGCTATGACCCTAGGGACAGGGTGAAGCCTTGTTACTTTGGTAACACAG ggtcacagcctcctttgggcatccgcctgctccagcgtggggtcttccacaggctgcaggtggatatgtgCTCCACCATGAACCTCCATGGTCTGCAAGGgcgacagcctgcctcaccatggtcttcaccacgggctgcaggggaatccctgctacagcgcctggagcacctcctcccctccttcttcactgaccttggcatctgcagagctgtttctctcacatattctcactcctctctccagctgcagttgctgggctgtttttttccccccttcttaaatatgttatcccagaggtgctaccaccgtcactga
- the LOC141744915 gene encoding cytochrome P450 2C9-like isoform X1 yields the protein MELLGAATVVLLVCIACLLSITAWRGRSGKGKMPPGPAPLPILGNLLQVKPKDLATTLQKLSEEYGPVFTVHLGSDPVVVLHGHDVVKEALVDRADEFAARGHMPIGDRANNGLGIIFSNNQEWLQVRRFALSTLRNFGMGKRSIEERIQEESEHLLEEINKTKGTPFDPTFTLSCAVSNIICSIVFGRRYDYKDKKFLALMNNMNNIFEMSNSYWGQLYQMFSNILDYLPGPHNKIFTEFDALKAFVAEEVKIHQATLDPSSPQDFIDCFLTKMQEEKEHPNSSFHMKNLITSTFDLFIAGTETTSTTVRYGLLLLLKYPKIQEKVQEEIDRVVGRSRKPCVADRTQMPYTDAVVHEIQRFISLVPLSVPRAVTKDLCFREYVIPKGTTIFPVLTSVLHDSKEFPNPNEFNPGHFLNENGTFRKSEFFMPFSAGKRICPGESLARMEIFLLMAIILQNFTLKPVVDPQELSITPTLSGTTNVPPAYQLCAVPR from the exons ATGGagctcctgggagcagccacTGTTGTCCTCCTGGTTTGCATTGCTTGCCTGCTCTCCATCACAGCATGGAGAGGGAGGTCTGGAAAGGGGAAGATGCCTCCGGGaccagctccccttcccatcctAGGTAACTTGCTGCAGGTGAAACCAAAGGACTTGGCCACAACCCTCCAGAAG CTCAGTGAAGAGTATGGACCAGTGTTCACAGTGCACCTGGGCTCTGACCCAGTGGTGGTGCTGCACGGACATGATGTGGTGAAAGAAGCCTTGGTTGATCGCGCGGACGAGTTTGCTGCCAGAGGACACATGCCAATAGGAGACAGGGCGAACAACGGATTAG ggatTATTTTTAGCAACAACCAGGAGTGGTTACAAGTCCGTCGGTTTGCTCTCAGCACTCTGCGCAACTTTGgaatggggaagaggagcatTGAAGAGAGGATCCAGGAGGAATCTGAGCACTTGCTAGAAGAGATCAACAAAACAAAGG GAACGCCTTTTGACCCAACCTTCACgctgagctgtgctgtctccAACATCATATGCTCCATTGTCTTTGGGAGACGATATGACTATAAAGACAAGAAGTTCCTGGCCCTGATGAATAACATGAACAACATCTTTGAGATGTCGAACTCCTACTGGGGACAG ctctaCCAGATGTTCTCAAATATCCTGGATTACTTGCCTGGCCCACAcaacaaaatattcacagaatttgATGCTCTAAAAGCCTTTGTGGCAGAGGAGGTGAAGATACACCAAGCCACCCTAGATCCCAGCTCCCCTCAGGATTTCATTGATTGCTTCCTCACCAAAATGCAGGAG GAGAAAGAGCACCCCAATTCCAGTTTCCACATGAAGAACCTGATAACCAGCACCTTCGACTTGTTCATTGCCGGGACTGAGACAACTAGCACGACTGTAAGATATGGGCTTCTGCTTCTTCTCAAATACCCGAAGATACAAG AGAAAGTTCAAGAAGAGATTGACCGGGTAGTAGGACGATCACGAAAACCTTGCGTGGCTGACCGGACCCAGATGCCCTACACAGATGCGGTGGTCCATGAAATCCAGCGCTTCATCTCCCTCGTCCCCCTGAGTGTCCCTCGCGCTGTGACCAAAGACCTCTGCTTCAGAGAGTATGTCATTCCCAAG GGCACCACAATCTTTCCTGTCCTCACTTCTGTCCTCCACGACAGTAAAGAGTTTCCAAACCCAAATGAGTTCAACCCTGGACACTTCTTGAACGAGAACGGCACCTTTAGGAAGAGCGAGTTCTTCATGCCCTTCTCAGCAG GGAAGCGAATATGCCCCGGAGAGAGCCTGGCACGCATGGAGATATTCCTACTCATGGCCATCATCTTGCAGAACTTTACCTTGAAGCCTGTCGTTGACCCCCAGGAACTCAGCATAACCCCAACACTGAGTGGGACAACCAACGTACCTCCTGCCTaccagctctgtgctgtcccccgctaa
- the LOC141744915 gene encoding cytochrome P450 2C8-like isoform X2, translated as MPIGDRANNGLGIIFSNNQEWLQVRRFALSTLRNFGMGKRSIEERIQEESEHLLEEINKTKGTPFDPTFTLSCAVSNIICSIVFGRRYDYKDKKFLALMNNMNNIFEMSNSYWGQLYQMFSNILDYLPGPHNKIFTEFDALKAFVAEEVKIHQATLDPSSPQDFIDCFLTKMQEEKEHPNSSFHMKNLITSTFDLFIAGTETTSTTVRYGLLLLLKYPKIQEKVQEEIDRVVGRSRKPCVADRTQMPYTDAVVHEIQRFISLVPLSVPRAVTKDLCFREYVIPKGTTIFPVLTSVLHDSKEFPNPNEFNPGHFLNENGTFRKSEFFMPFSAGKRICPGESLARMEIFLLMAIILQNFTLKPVVDPQELSITPTLSGTTNVPPAYQLCAVPR; from the exons ATGCCAATAGGAGACAGGGCGAACAACGGATTAG ggatTATTTTTAGCAACAACCAGGAGTGGTTACAAGTCCGTCGGTTTGCTCTCAGCACTCTGCGCAACTTTGgaatggggaagaggagcatTGAAGAGAGGATCCAGGAGGAATCTGAGCACTTGCTAGAAGAGATCAACAAAACAAAGG GAACGCCTTTTGACCCAACCTTCACgctgagctgtgctgtctccAACATCATATGCTCCATTGTCTTTGGGAGACGATATGACTATAAAGACAAGAAGTTCCTGGCCCTGATGAATAACATGAACAACATCTTTGAGATGTCGAACTCCTACTGGGGACAG ctctaCCAGATGTTCTCAAATATCCTGGATTACTTGCCTGGCCCACAcaacaaaatattcacagaatttgATGCTCTAAAAGCCTTTGTGGCAGAGGAGGTGAAGATACACCAAGCCACCCTAGATCCCAGCTCCCCTCAGGATTTCATTGATTGCTTCCTCACCAAAATGCAGGAG GAGAAAGAGCACCCCAATTCCAGTTTCCACATGAAGAACCTGATAACCAGCACCTTCGACTTGTTCATTGCCGGGACTGAGACAACTAGCACGACTGTAAGATATGGGCTTCTGCTTCTTCTCAAATACCCGAAGATACAAG AGAAAGTTCAAGAAGAGATTGACCGGGTAGTAGGACGATCACGAAAACCTTGCGTGGCTGACCGGACCCAGATGCCCTACACAGATGCGGTGGTCCATGAAATCCAGCGCTTCATCTCCCTCGTCCCCCTGAGTGTCCCTCGCGCTGTGACCAAAGACCTCTGCTTCAGAGAGTATGTCATTCCCAAG GGCACCACAATCTTTCCTGTCCTCACTTCTGTCCTCCACGACAGTAAAGAGTTTCCAAACCCAAATGAGTTCAACCCTGGACACTTCTTGAACGAGAACGGCACCTTTAGGAAGAGCGAGTTCTTCATGCCCTTCTCAGCAG GGAAGCGAATATGCCCCGGAGAGAGCCTGGCACGCATGGAGATATTCCTACTCATGGCCATCATCTTGCAGAACTTTACCTTGAAGCCTGTCGTTGACCCCCAGGAACTCAGCATAACCCCAACACTGAGTGGGACAACCAACGTACCTCCTGCCTaccagctctgtgctgtcccccgctaa